In Nocardioides sp. JS614, the sequence GTGACCGCGGGGGAGGTACACCGGTCGCGTGCTGGCGCCCGGACTGGTCACCGGGGCCACGAGCAGGTCGCGGCCGAAGAGGTACTCGTCGTCCGCGCGCACGGCCTGCCCGTCAGCGGGATGGACCAGGGCGAGGTGCCGCATCAGCGGCAGTCCCCGCTGCAGGTAGGCGTCCTGGCTGCCGGCGATGTAGGGGTAGAGCATCGTGCGCAGGCGGGTGTAGCGCTTCCACACCGGGGCAACCGTCGGGTCGGTGACCATGGGCCGTTCGCCGGAGACACCGATCGAGATGCCTCCGGACTGCAGCCGCATCACGCCGGTGAAGGCGCCGTACTCGATCCATCGGGCCAGCAGCTCGGGTGTCAGCGTCGGGTCGCCGGGCAGGGTGAAGAAGCCGCCGATGTCCGGCCCCCAGAAGGACAGCCCGGAGGTGCCGCTGGTCAGGCCCTGGCGGACCGAGGAGGACAGGCCGTCGAAGTCCCACGAGGTGGTGGGGTCACCGCCCCACACGATCGAGGACTCCTTGATGGCATCGGTCCACCCGGAGCGGTTGAACCGCAGCAGCGGCCGCGATGCCTGGGTCTCGAAGTCGCGGGCGGCGGCGTGGTACTGCTCGACGTACCGGTTGTGCATCGTCGGCCCCGGGGTGCCGTCGGCCGACACCGCGGTCGCGGGGGTGTACTCGCCGAAGTCCTCCATCCAGCCGTCGTAGCCGTCCGCGACCGCCTCGTCGAGCAGCTGGTGGAAGAGGTCGCGGCCGGGCGCGGCGGAGAAGTCGAGCTGGGAGACCCGGAAGTTCGTCGCGGTCGAGTAGCGGTAGACCAGCGGTGAGCCGTCGGGGTTGCGGGTGAACGCGCCCGCGGCGACGCCCTCGTCGTAGACCGGCTGGTAGCTCGTGCAGACCATCGGGTTGAAGTACGTCGTCACCCCCACGCCCCGGCCGTGCAGCGCCTCGGTGAGGGCGCGCTCGCGCGCGGAGTCCTGGGCCCCGCAGGGCAGGTAGTGGACGTAGGTCTGGGCGACCGAGATCGCGACGTCGCGGTCGCGCTGCTCCGCGAGCCCGGCCACGGCATCACCGACCGGCTGCCACCAGGCGCCGTAGACCATCGGGCTGGCCGGGGCGGGCTGCCGGCCGACCGCACCGGTCATCCGGGCCAGGGCCCGCGCCGGCGTCGGTCCCGAGAAGACGCGCAGGTCGAGCCGGTCGGACCGGACCACCAGCCGGCTCACGTCCGGGTGCTGCCGCGTCGCGAGCTCGAAGGAGCTGTCCTCGTCGTTGTCGACGAGCACGCCGTACCCGGCGGTCGAGAGCACCCACGGCACCGGGAAGTACGTCGCGTCCGCGCGGCTGCTGTAGCCGGGCTGCGGGACGAAGCCGGACACGAGCAGCGCCTGGCTGGTCGTGTAGGGGCCGTCCAGGACCCGGTTCTGCACCTCACGGCCGCGATGGTCCACGGCGTCCGAGCGCTCGCCCAGGCCGAGGTAGCGCTCGTCGCGGGGCGCGCGGAAGTCGATCGACACCGCAGTGATCCCGCTGCCCGACCCGGCCACCGCCACGGCGTACGCGCCGTCGCCCGCAGGGCTGACCCGCACGCTCGCGGTGAGCGCGGGATCGGCCGTGCCGAGCTCGACGACGTCGTCGTCGTGCACGGCCACCACGTGGTCGGCGGGCACCCGCCCGGCCGCCGTGACCAGCGCGATCGCGTCCCGCGCGACCGTGGCCAACACGGTGCCGTCGCGGTCGACGAAGCGCACCGACCAGTCGCCGCCGATGGGGGCGCTCACCACGGCGTGCATCCCGTCGGACCCGTCGGGCGCGGCCCGGTCCGGCGCCGACCCGCCCGACGTCCGGCCGTCCGGACCGTCGGCGGCCGAGGTGGCCGGCGCACCGGTCACCAGCAGGCCGGCGACGAGGGCGAGTCCGGCAGCGGTCGAGCGCAAGGAGCGGGCACGCATGGCGGCATGCTCGCACGACACGCGCGGTGCCACCGGGCTTCGCAGCACGACCCGCCTACCAGGTGTCGTAGCGGGCCCACCGCTCCCAGTTGGCGCACGGCCGGGTCGAGGTGGACCGTACGCCGCTGCAGGCCGGATCCTCGTCGGGTGCCATCAGCTCGTCGGTCGCCAGGTCGCGCACCAGCAGGTGGCGTGCCAGCCGGTAGCCGTTGAGGAAGATCTCGCAGTCGCAGAACCCGCCGATGCCGCCGAGCCGCCGCTCCAGCCCGGTCGCGGTCGGGGACCGCAGGTCGCGGAAGCGCTGGGCCCAGCGCAGCGTGGTGTCACACCCGAAGTCGGGGAGCATCCGCGCGACGAAGCAGGCCAGACACTCGTGCGGCGCCGGCTGGCTCCGTGGGTCGGCCAGGATCCGCAGGTAGCGCTCGGCCTCGTCGGCCACCGACATCTCGCTCATGCCATCGTTCTACTGGCCCCCGCCGACACCCAGGCGGGCTCGTGAGCAAAGTGCGGTGGCGGGAATGAGCCCAGCTGATGCCATCCACCGCACTCTCGAGCAGCCGTCGGCCAGCGCCCGGGGGCAGACGGCGACAGCTCGCCTGCCGTTCCCGGAGCCGCCAAGATCGCAACCGCCGCTCGCACCTCAACCACCGGGTCGCGAGCCCGGGACCAAGGACCCTGGGTGTCGGGGGTGCTCGGCGTGACCATGGGCGCGTGGAGAACGCACGCGTCCGCGTGTACTGGCTCCCGCTCGGCGCCGGCGGGCGCGCCGTCGGGCGCGCCGTCGCGCGCAACGGCCGGCTCTTCGAGGCCTGGGTCGCGCGCCGGGAGCACCGCAGCCCGTGCGAGCTCTACCACGCGGCGCTGCAGGTCGAGGTCGGGTCGGCGGCGTACGTCGTCGAGATGGCCCCGGCGTGGAGCCGGGTCGCGGAGGACCGGGGCGTGGTCGCCACGGGCCCGGTGGGCCTGCGCTGGCTGGGCCGCTCGGCCCTGTTCCGCTACGAGGTGCGCCGCTGGCGCGAGGGCGTCATCCCCGACCTGGAGTACGCCGTCGGCGGGCCGGTGCTCGTCCGGACCGACTCCACCCGCGCCGTGCACCTGCTCGCCCTGGTGCCACTGGTCCCCGGGCTGACCTGGGGCCGCGACGAGCTCGGCCTCGGTGAGATGTGGAACTCCAACTCGCTGGTCGCGTGGCTGCTGGCCGGCAGCGGCCACGACGTCGGCGAGCTCGCGCCACCTGCGGGTGGCCGGGCACCGGGCTGGGCCGCCGGCCTGCGCCTGGTCCGCACGTGGGACCAGGCCGCGGCCTGACGGGTCGAGTCGCCGACCGGGCTCAGGCCGGGTGCAGGATCGCGGCCAGCTCCTCCACGCCGTCGACGAGCCGGGTGCCCGGACGGGCCCAGGCGGCGTTGGCGTCGACGGCGTGCACGGGTACGCCGGAGGGCAGCACGCCCGAGGCGACCAGGTCGGCGGCGAGCGACCGCGCGCCCTCCAGGTCGTAGCCGCACGGCGCGCACACGACGACGTCGGGCGCCGCCTCGTGCACCTGCTCCCACAGCACCCGCTCGGACTTCGCGCCGGGCTTCCCGAGCAGGGCCACGCCGCCGGCCGCCTCGATCATCTCCGGCACCCAGTGGCCCGGCGCGTACGGCGGATCGGTCCACTCGAGCAGCATCACCCGGGGCCGCGGGCGACCGGCCACGCGCGCGGCGGCCGCGGCGAGCCGGTTCCGCTGCGCCGCGACCAGCGCCGTCGCCTCCACGGTACGACCGGTGACCCGGCCGAGCAGCAGGATCGAGTCGAGCACCTCGTCCAACGTGTGGGGGTCGATCGTGAGCACCTCGGCGGTGCAGCCCAGGTGGGCCAGCGCGTCGTCGACCACGGACACGTCGACGGCGCAGACCGCGCACAGGTCCTGGGTGACCACGAGGTCGGCGTCGAGGCCGGCGAGCGCGTCCGCGGCCAGGTGGTACAGGTCCTCGCCGCGAGACAGCGCGCCGACGACGTACGCGTCGATCTCCGCCGGCGTCAGCCCGGAGGGCATCGCCGAGGTCGACACCACGGTCCGGGCCCGGGCCTCGGCCGGGTAGTCGCACTCGAAGGTGACCCCGACGACGTCGGGACCCGCGCCGATCGCGAACAGGATCTCGGTCGTCGAGGGCAGCAACGAGACGATCCGCACGCCCCGACCCTAGCTTCGCTAGTCGGACCCTGTGGGGGCGGCGCGTGCGGATCGGTCCACCTGCTCGAGGATCGACCCGGGATCAGACGCTCTCGAGCGCCAGCTCGGTCAGGTCGATCGACTTCGGGATCGACGGCGCGGAGGCGTCCATCGACATCGTGCTCGTGTAGACGATGAACTCGCCCTGGTGGGCGAACAGCGAGTTGAAGACCATCGACGTCGTCTGGTCACCGGTCTTGCAGGTCGACCTGACCTGGTAGCCCCAGCGCTCGTCGCCGAGGCTGAACTTGATCTTCTTCATCGAGGTCTTGCAGTGCGACCCGCCGCCCCCGCCGCCTCCACCACCGGGGGTGGTCGATGGGCACTTCTTGGACTGGGCCGCGTAGCCGTGCAGGTACTTGATCGCCGCCTTGGCCGACGGGAACTGCATCGCGATCGCCGAGACGCCCGGGTGCTCGCCGGTCATCGCGAACACGTCCGGGTCACCGGAGATGTAGTCGGGGGAGTACGACGCGCTGCGCTGCGACGCTCCCTTGATCACCTTGGTGGTGTGGCACTTCTTGCCCGGCCCGTAGACCTTGCCGCCGCTCTCGCTGGCGGTGCCGCCCTCGAGGTGCGGGTAGATCGTGGCGACGTCGTCGATGCTCGGGACCTGTGCGCCGGACTCGGCCGCGGTGGCGGGAGCGGTGGTCGCGGCGAGGGCGAGGGCGGGGGCGGCGAGCGCGATCAGCGCCCGGGTCAGCCAGCGGCGGTGCATGGTGTTCTCTCTCTGTCGTCGGTCGGTCGGTCGTCCGTCGGTCTCGGAGGTTCCCGGTGCTGGTGCACCGGGGCGGCCGATCCGGTTCGGTGGGGGAACCCTGTCGTCGGTCGCTTGAGGTCCACTGGGAGCCGGCTTGGGGTCTCGGTACGCTCGCTGACGCTCGCTACTGGACCACCGAGAAGGCCGATGGACGACCCGACGCTGACCGTGCTCGCGCTGCTCGGCCTCGCCGGCCTGGCGGCGGGCTTCGTCGACGCGGTCGTGGGCGGCGGGGGCCTGATCCAGCTCCCCGCGCTGCTGCTCGGGCTCCCGGGCGCCGCGCCGGTGCAGGTGCTGGCCACCAACAAGCTGGCCTCGATCTGCGGCACGACGATGAGCAGCGCGACGTACTACCGGCGGATCCGGCCGGACCCGCGCACGTTCGGCCCGCTCATGCTGTTCGCGTTCGCCGGGTCCGCGACCGGCGCCGTGGTCGCGAGCCACATCCCGGGCGCGGCGTTCCAACCGATCGTGCTGGTGGCACTGGTCCTGGTCGGCGGCTACGTCCTGCTCCGCCCGGCGCTCGGCGAGGAGACGCTGCTGCGCTTCGCCGGCCACCGCCACACGGCGGCGGCGATGCTCACCGGCCTCGGCATCGGCTTCTACGACGGCGCGCTCGGCCCGGGCACGGGCAGCTTCTTCGTGATCA encodes:
- a CDS encoding DUF2695 domain-containing protein, translated to MSEMSVADEAERYLRILADPRSQPAPHECLACFVARMLPDFGCDTTLRWAQRFRDLRSPTATGLERRLGGIGGFCDCEIFLNGYRLARHLLVRDLATDELMAPDEDPACSGVRSTSTRPCANWERWARYDTW
- a CDS encoding TSUP family transporter; amino-acid sequence: MDDPTLTVLALLGLAGLAAGFVDAVVGGGGLIQLPALLLGLPGAAPVQVLATNKLASICGTTMSSATYYRRIRPDPRTFGPLMLFAFAGSATGAVVASHIPGAAFQPIVLVALVLVGGYVLLRPALGEETLLRFAGHRHTAAAMLTGLGIGFYDGALGPGTGSFFVITLVGLLGYSFLEASAKARLANWATNLAALCVFVPQGAVVWHVGLVMGACNLVGGYLGARTAVARGARFVRAFFVVVVAAFVVRIGGEVVGLW
- a CDS encoding ABC transporter substrate-binding protein, with amino-acid sequence MRIVSLLPSTTEILFAIGAGPDVVGVTFECDYPAEARARTVVSTSAMPSGLTPAEIDAYVVGALSRGEDLYHLAADALAGLDADLVVTQDLCAVCAVDVSVVDDALAHLGCTAEVLTIDPHTLDEVLDSILLLGRVTGRTVEATALVAAQRNRLAAAAARVAGRPRPRVMLLEWTDPPYAPGHWVPEMIEAAGGVALLGKPGAKSERVLWEQVHEAAPDVVVCAPCGYDLEGARSLAADLVASGVLPSGVPVHAVDANAAWARPGTRLVDGVEELAAILHPA
- a CDS encoding TIM-barrel domain-containing protein gives rise to the protein MRARSLRSTAAGLALVAGLLVTGAPATSAADGPDGRTSGGSAPDRAAPDGSDGMHAVVSAPIGGDWSVRFVDRDGTVLATVARDAIALVTAAGRVPADHVVAVHDDDVVELGTADPALTASVRVSPAGDGAYAVAVAGSGSGITAVSIDFRAPRDERYLGLGERSDAVDHRGREVQNRVLDGPYTTSQALLVSGFVPQPGYSSRADATYFPVPWVLSTAGYGVLVDNDEDSSFELATRQHPDVSRLVVRSDRLDLRVFSGPTPARALARMTGAVGRQPAPASPMVYGAWWQPVGDAVAGLAEQRDRDVAISVAQTYVHYLPCGAQDSARERALTEALHGRGVGVTTYFNPMVCTSYQPVYDEGVAAGAFTRNPDGSPLVYRYSTATNFRVSQLDFSAAPGRDLFHQLLDEAVADGYDGWMEDFGEYTPATAVSADGTPGPTMHNRYVEQYHAAARDFETQASRPLLRFNRSGWTDAIKESSIVWGGDPTTSWDFDGLSSSVRQGLTSGTSGLSFWGPDIGGFFTLPGDPTLTPELLARWIEYGAFTGVMRLQSGGISIGVSGERPMVTDPTVAPVWKRYTRLRTMLYPYIAGSQDAYLQRGLPLMRHLALVHPADGQAVRADDEYLFGRDLLVAPVTSPGASTRPVYLPRGHWIELARAWRLRDDGRFGLRHADVVRGHRTVTARAPLGTIPLFLRAGAVVPLLPRGVDTLSDYGDGIVRLADRAARRTLLAAPRSGTWRGALGPGETLRSEVTRGSWTLRLDAADARTYAVRATLAGLDPAWRPCEVRADGARVRFEYAPGRQVLRFSAGPAAGGEVRVSACR